In Populus alba chromosome 9, ASM523922v2, whole genome shotgun sequence, a genomic segment contains:
- the LOC118035110 gene encoding serine carboxypeptidase-like 40: MESTPCFLLVVLLAVSCSVVQNEAAGKRQGEALGHLYKAKYSKGNLSVDNSLFQAIQHVDASRFHDQEGLKEKDRIESLPGQPKVEFSQYGGYVTVDESAGRALYYYFAEAQHSKESLPLLLWLNGGPGCSSLSYGAMQELGPFRVYSDGQALYKNRHSWNYAANVLFLETPAGVGFSYSNTTSDYKKSGDKTTAEDNYVFLVNWLERFPEYKDRDFYISGESYAGHYVPQLAHTILYHNNKAKKTIVNLKGILIGNAVINDETDSIGMYSYFGNHALISDEMVQKILKSCDFSANATSQSDECNQAAEAAGKDTSYINIYNIYGPLCLREGTTANPKKPSLVDFDPCSDYYVYAYLNRPDVQEAMHANVTKLTHDWEPCSDVISNWSDSPSTIIPLLQEFMANGLRVWLFSGDTDGRVPFTSTQYSINKMKLQVKTEWHPWYVKGEVGGYTQVYKGDLTFATVRGAGHQVPSYQPLRALSLVKHFLDGTPLPDTTRY, translated from the exons ATGGAAAGTACCCCATGCTTTCTCCTCGTTGTCCTCCTCGCTGTTTCTTGTTCTGTAGTTCAAAACGAAGCTGCTGGCAAGAGGCAAGGCGAAGCACTCGGCCATCTCTACAAGGCCAAGTACTCGAAGGGAAATCTTAGCGTTGACAATAGTCTTTTTCAAGCAATTCAACATGTAGATGCATCCAGGTTTCATGATCAAGAGGGATTAAAAGAGAAGGATAGAATAGAGAGCTTGCCGGGACAGCCAAAAGTAGAGTTCTCGCAGTATGGAGGCTATGTTACCGTTGATGAATCTGCCGGACGAGCACTCTATTATTACTTTGCCGAGGCTCAACATTCTAAAGAGTCTTTGCCTCTTCTTCTCTGGCTCAATGGAG GCCCCGGTTGTTCATCTTTGTCATATGGTGCAATGCAAGAACTTGGACCATTCCGAGTATACAGCGATGGCCAAGCACTTTATAAAAATAGACACTCATGGAATTATG CTGCAaatgttttgtttcttgaaacTCCTGCGGGAGTAGGGTTTTCATACTCAAACACGACATCAGATTACAAGAAAAGTGGGGATAAAACGACAGCTGAAGATAATTATGTGTTCTTAGTGAATTGGCTAGAGAGGTTTCCTGAATACAAAGATAGAGATTTCTACATATCAGGTGAAAGCTACGCGGGGCATTATGTGCCTCAACTTGCACACACTATTCTTTACCATAACAACAAGGCTAAGAAGACCATTGTCAATCTCAAAGGAATTCTA ATTGGGAATGCAGTGATCAATGACGAAACTGATAGTATAGGGATGTATAGCTATTTCGGAAACCATGCTCTAATCTCAGATGAGATGGTTCAGAAAATACTAAAATCTTGCGATTTCTCAGCCAACGCGACATCCCAGTCTGATGAGTGCAATCAAGCAGCAGAAGCAGCAGGCAAGGATACCAGTTATATCAATATATACAACATCTATGGTCCGTTGTGCCTTCGTGAGGGTACCACAGCAAATCCTAAGAAACCTTCT CTGGTGGATTTTGATCCATGTTCTGATTATTATGTGTATGCTTATCTTAATCGACCTGATGTCCAAGAAGCCATGCACGCCAATGTCACCAAACTTACTCATGATTGGGAGCCCTGTAGTGATGTCATATCAAATTGGTCAGATAGCCCTTCAACAATTATTCCGCTACTGCAAGAATTCATGGCAAACGGTCTTCGAGTGTGGCTATTTAG TGGTGATACAGACGGAAGGGTGCCATTTACTTCAACTCAATATTCTATAAATAAGATGAAACTTCAAGTTAAAACCGAATGGCATCCTTGGTACGTCAAAGGCgag GTGGGAGGATACACACAAGTGTATAAAGGAGATTTAACGTTTGCCACCGTGAGAGGGGCAGGGCATCAAGTGCCAAGCTATCAGCCATTGAGAGCACTTTCATTAGTCAAGCACTTCCTTGATGGCACGCCTCTTCCAGATACTACAAGATATTAA
- the LOC118035107 gene encoding probable transcription factor At5g28040, with protein sequence MAAEQDDTVFDQDLEVDDEDDDDQSSQSQNDDLEDDLEIENDDTLPENDDVLSEELLEDDDTSTSAAVTTASISAVTAASIPAVTTTTITTTMVTTDSTLDASKRQRVSPETTVLSQDSKKPQFDDTRRLFQRLWTDEDEIELLQGFLEYTTKGTANHHHNDTALFYDQIKSKLQLDFNKNQLVEKLRRLKKKYRNVLSKINSGKDFCFKSPHDQATFEISRKIWSSTGKIAGFSNEDGNNLDDDDGGNPNYNNHTVMMDGDVVVKIEDHKSTPRSRKRSRSRSVGVKMEENRVLNDGFVGNETNVTGVGGGSGNGNVSSVIEETVRSCLSPLFKELSSNMAGAGMGGVGRGVSRLAMNAMPLSFGAGDAMMMDEKWRKQHILELEVYSKRLELVQDQIRAQLDELRSMGD encoded by the coding sequence ATGGCAGCAGAGCAAGATGACACTGTTTTTGACCAGGACCTAGAAGTTGACGACGAAGATGACGATGATCAATCTTCCCAATCTCAAAACGACGATCTTGAAGACGATCTGGAAATCGAAAACGATGACACCTTGCCCGAAAATGATGACGTCTTATCCGAAGAATTACTTGAAGACGATGATACCTCCACCTCTGCCGCTGTCACCACCGCCTCCATCTCCGCTGTCACCGCCGCCTCCATCCCCGCCGTcacaaccaccaccatcaccaccaccatggTGACCACTGATTCTACACTTGATGCATCAAAACGGCAACGCGTTTCCCCTGAAACGACAGTCCTCTCCCAAGACTCGAAAAAACCGCAATTTGATGATACGAGGCGGTTATTTCAACGATTGTGGACTGACGAAGATGAAATTGAACTCCTTCAAGGGTTTTTAGAATACACCACAAAAGGTACTGCTAATCATCACCATAACGACACCGCTTTATTctatgatcaaatcaaatcgAAACTCCAACTCGATTTTAACAAGAATCAGCTCGTTGAGAAACTACGTCGTTTAAAGAAGAAGTATCGTAATGTTCTGAGCAAGATTAACTCTGGAAAAGACTTTTGCTTTAAATCCCCGCATGATCAGGCTACTTTTGAGATTTCGAGGAAGATCTGGAGTTCTACAGGAAAAATTGCGGGTTTTAGCAATGAAGATGGGAATAatttggatgatgatgatggtggaaACCCTAACTATAATAACCATACTGTGATGATGGATGGTGATGTTGTTGTTAAAATTGAGGATCATAAGTCTACTCCTAGATCAAGAAAGAGGTCAAGATCGCGATCTGTTGGTGTGAAGATGGAGGAGAATCGTGTGTTGAATGATGGGTTTGTAGGAAATGAGACTAATGTTACTGGGGTTGGGGGTGGGAGTGGGAATGGGAATGTGTCGAGTGTGATTGAGGAGACGGTGAGGAGTTGCTTGTCGCCTTTATTTAAGGAGTTGTCGAGTAATATGGCGGGAGCAGGAATGGGTGGTGTTGGGAGGGGAGTTAGCAGGCTGGCGATGAATGCGATGCCATTGAGTTTTGGAGCAGGGGATGCGATGATGATGGATGAGAAGTGGAGGAAGCAACATATATTGGAGTTAGAGGTTTATTCCAAGCGGCTGGAGTTGGTGCAGGATCAGATTAGAGCACAATTGGATGAGTTGCGATCGATGGGTGATTAG
- the LOC118035258 gene encoding putative disease resistance RPP13-like protein 1, which produces MTRHRQGRLICCCLLKPPSSDMDTKDEEYSTRSRDLRSSCGERYHRSGGKITPSTSILDGSSVYGREKDIEVVLGWLLKGEADINGRVFVVAIGGKEGVGKTTLAQLVYNDDTVVNAFDLSAWVFDNSKDFDVVSITRTILQSVTDACNFTDNLDLLQVKLREKLYGKSCLIVLDHVCDLDRERWDLLCQPFAGYKVKIVVTTRNNSVPPIMAAISTTHHLEELSDDDCLSMLVDHAKAKSKFDTDPKLQAIMEKIARKCKGLPQAAKQYGGRLRSTHYTEWEKIYMKL; this is translated from the coding sequence atgacCAGACACCGTCAAGGGAGATTGATCTGTTGCTGTTTGTTGAAACCGCCAAGTTCTGATATGGATACCAAGGATGAGGAATATAGTACAAGATCCAGAGATTTGAGAAGCAGTTGTGGAGAGAGGTATCATAGATCAGGAGGGAAAATAACCCCTTCAACTTCTATACTTGATGGATCTAGTGTTTATGGCAGAGAGAAGGACATAGAGGTCGTTCTTGGATGGTTACTGAAGGGAGAAGCAGATATCAATGGTAGGGTTTTTGTGGTAGCTATAGGTGGGAAGGAAGGGGTTGGCAAGACCACTCTAGCTCAGCTTGTATACAATGATGACACAGTGGTCAACGCTTTCGATTTGAGCGCTTGGGTTTTTGATAATTCAAAAGACTTTGATGTTGTGAGCATAACAAGAACAATCCTGCAGAGCGTTACTGACGCTTGCAATTTTACTGATAATTTGGATTTGCTTCAGGTAAAGCTAAGAGAGAAACTTTATGGAAAGAGCTGTTTAATTGTGCTAGATCATGTTTGCGATCTGGACCGTGAACGATGGGATCTTCTATGCCAACCCTTTGCAGGCTATAAAGTTAAAATAGTTGTGACCACGCGAAACAACAGCGTCCCACCAATCATGGCTGCCATCTCCACTACTCACCATCTAGAGGAGTTATCAGATGACGATTGTCTGTCAATGCTTGTAGACCATGCGAAGGCAAAATCAAAGTTTGACACCGACCCAAAGCTTCAAGCAATTATGGAAAAAATAGCCAGAAAATGTAAAGGCTTACCACAGGCTGCAAAACAATATGGGGGCAGGCTGCGTTCTACTCACTATACCGAATGGGAGAAGATATATATGAAATTGTGA
- the LOC140955960 gene encoding UPF0496 protein 4-like, which yields MVLLVGRISKLCSKMENHHQHQQPEALSASLQAFRSDVSNCVHQLCLDLKPGSEILSFSWVLQCFQLIPSINKAFAKLVVDIDYHMSKWKSQSVEEYLKYSLSLLDLLNSVSSSLSHLERVRLSLAHSLSLVESSPSSAIEHIKAIKFNSPIKHFKGQDNIDDEKERPCSGEEWIIDQALIELKSVGFWVCYVLLAGLSGDAKAYLEMRKSTTGMFSNSSVIKLDMSISEAVTDRGVVLKEVKELKDAADCIAAATANEKVSHRAEEMQRRLKAFEQLLDGLDKEVNSLFSKILAGRNELLDGIRHTKQ from the coding sequence ATGGTACTCTTGGTGGGAAGGATTAGCAAGCTATGCTCCAAGATGGAGAATCACCATCAGCACCAGCAACCAGAAGCCTTATCCGCTTCTTTACAGGCTTTTAGATCCGATGTTTCAAATTGCGTACACCAATTGTGCTTGGATTTGAAGCCCGGGTCGGAAATCCTGTCCTTCTCATGGGTTCTACAATGTTTTCAGCTTATACCCTCCATCAATAAAGCTTTTGCAAAGCTGGTTGTGGATATAGACTACCATATGAGCAAATGGAAGTCCCAGTCTGTTGAAGAATATCTCAAGTATAGCTTGAGCTTGCTGGATCTTCTTAACTCTGTTAGCTCTTCTCTGTCTCATTTAGAAAGAGTTCGGCTTTCTTTGGCTCATTCTTTGAGCCTCGTGGAGAGTTCACCTTCTTCGGCAATTGAGCATATCAAGGCAATCAAGTTCAACAGTCCAATCAAGCATTTCAAAGGCCAAGACAACATTGACGATGAGAAAGAAAGACCTTGCTCTGGTGAGGAATGGATCATTGATCAAGCTTTGATTGAATTAAAGAGTGTAGGATTCTGGGTATGTTATGTTCTGTTGGCTGGTCTGTCCGGTGATGCTAAGGCATACTTGGAGATGAGAAAATCGACTACTGGGATGTTCTCTAACTCTTCAGTGATCAAACTGGACATGAGTATTTCTGAAGCAGTAACGGATAGAGGGGTTGTGTTAAAGGAGGTTAAAGAGCTGAAAGATGCAGCAGATTGTATTGCAGCGGCCACAGCTAATGAAAAGGTAAGTCATCGAGCTGAGGAGATGCAGAGAAGATTGAAAGCATTCGAGCAGCTGCTGGATGGTTTGGACAAGGAAGTAAACTCTCTCTTCTCCAAAATATTGGCTGGAAGAAATGAATTGCTTGATGGCATTCGACATACGAAACAATAG
- the LOC118035109 gene encoding serine carboxypeptidase-like 40, which translates to MGKIPCLLLVFIATLSHSVAQNHGIKNQGEALDNLYKAKFSRDSRIDTGPFEVLDTNQFEAMNMLLDESEVHPRQKGSKEKDRIKMLPGQPRVNFSQYGGYVTVNESAGSALYYYFVEADQHSKESALPLLLWLNGGPGCSSLAYGAMEELGPFRVHSNGKTLYRNKYSWNKVANVLFLESPAGVGFSYSKATSDFTYTSGDRETAAQNYMFLVNWLERFPEYKDRDFYIAGESYAGHYVPQLAHNILHHNKKAKRSVVNLKGIMIGNSVINDHTDMQGMYDFFGTHAITSNENFRKIQHYCNFSSAGGLYKECQEAMDKADTDVSVIDIYNIYGPSCFNSNLTSKPKKTSPMNFDPCSDSYVLAYLNRPDVQEAMHANVTKLAYDWQPCGGFNWVDSASTVLPLLKEFMANGLRVWVFSGDTDGRVPVTSSQYSINEMNLPVKTQWHPWFSNQEVGGYVQVYKGDLTFATVRGAGHMVPSIQPVRALSLISHFLAGTPLP; encoded by the exons ATGGGAAAGATACCTTGTTTGCTTCTTGTTTTCATTGCAACTCTTTCACATTCTGTAGCTCAAAATCATGGCATCAAGAACCAAGGCGAAGCACTTGACAATCTCTACAAAGCCAAGTTTAGTAGAGATTCCAGAATTGATACAGGTCCTTTCGAGGTACTTGACACGAACCAATTTGAGGCGATGAATATGCTTTTAGATGAATCAGAAGTTCATCCTCGTCAAAAGGGATCAAAGGAGAAAGACAGAATCAAAATGTTGCCCGGACAACCCCGTGTCAACTTCTCACAATACGGTGGTTATGTTACTGTTAATGAATCTGCAGGTTCAGCactgtattattattttgttgaagCTGATCAACATTCAAAGGAGTCCGCATTGCCTCTTCTTCTTTGGCTAAATGGAG GCCCAGGCTGTTCATCACTGGCATATGGGGCAATGGAAGAGCTTGGACCATTTCGTGTACACAGCAATGGGAAAACTCTTTACAGAAACAAGTATTCATGGAATAAGG TTGCAAATGTTTTGTTCTTGGAGTCCCCTGCTGGAGTAGGGTTTTCATACTCTAAAGCAACATCGGACTTCACTTACACTAGCGGAGATAGAGAAACAGCTGCACAAAATTATATGTTCCTTGTAAATTGGTTGGAAAGATTTCCCGAATACAAAGACAGAGATTTTTACATAGCCGGAGAGAGCTACGCGGGACACTACGTGCCTCAACTTGCACATAATATTCTTCATCACAATAAGAAAGCTAAGAGGAGTGTCGTCAACCTCAAAGGAATCATG ATTGGAAATTCTGTGATCAATGATCATACCGATATGCAAGGGATGTATGACTTCTTTGGAACACATGCTATAACTTCAAATGAGAACTTCCGTAAAATTCAGCACTACTGTAATTTCTCAAGTGCCGGTGGTTTATATAAAGAGTGCCAAGAAGCCATGGACAAAGCAGATACAGATGTTAGTGTCATTGACATTTACAACATCTATGGCCCCTCATGCTTCAACAGTAATCTCACGTCCAAGCCAAAGAAGACATCA CCGATGAACTTCGACCCCTGCAGCGATTCTTATGTGTTGGCTTATCTTAATAGACCGGATGTCCAAGAAGCCATGCATGCCAATGTGACCAAACTTGCTTACGATTGGCAACCATGCGGCGGTTTTAACTGGGTTGATAGTGCCTCCACTGTTCTTCCCTTGCTAAAGGAGTTCATGGCAAATGGACTTCGAGTATGGGTATTCAG CGGTGATACAGACGGAAGGGTACCAGTTACTTCTTCCCAGTATTCAATAAACGAGATGAACCTTCCTGTTAAAACTCAATGGCATCCTTGGTTCTCCAATCAAGAG GTTGGTGGGTATGTACAAGTATACAAAGGGGACTTGACATTCGCAACTGTAAGAGGGGCTGGGCATATGGTACCAAGCATCCAGCCCGTGAGAGCACTTTCATTGATCAGTCACTTCCTTGCTGGCACACCTCTCCCATAG